The Phacochoerus africanus isolate WHEZ1 chromosome X, ROS_Pafr_v1, whole genome shotgun sequence genome has a segment encoding these proteins:
- the SERTM2 gene encoding serine-rich and transmembrane domain-containing 2, producing the protein MTEVHFKYHGNLTGRAHFPTLATEVDTTSDKYSNLYMYVGLFLSLLAILLILLFTMLLRLKHVISPITSESTESVPQFTDVEMQSRIPTP; encoded by the coding sequence ATGACGGAGGTGCATTTCAAGTACCATGGAAATCTCACTGGGCGGGCCCATTTCCCCACCCTGGCAACTGAGGTTGACACTACTTCAGATAAGTATTCCAacctatatatgtatgtgggCTTATTCCTGAGCCTCCTGGCCATTCTCCTCATCCTGCTCTTCACGATGCTCCTCCGGCTCAAACATGTCATCTCACCCATCACCTCTGAGAGCACAGAAAGTGTTCCTCAGTTCACAGATGTAGAGATGCAGAGTCGAATCCCCACTCCTTAA